One window from the genome of Candidatus Spechtbacterales bacterium encodes:
- a CDS encoding cytochrome c biogenesis protein CcdA, with protein sequence MDIILGASIIASFLAGMVALFAPCCIGFIFPAYMASVFKKKTKIIRMTLVFFAGIAVILIPIGLGAAWLAGFFRDFHKEMYLIGGLFMVVLAVMAILSKSLTLFPGLKSKIGGSTLKSGQTGEALGSKSVFSLGVLSGAATSCCAPVLAGAMTLAVISGAFWKALIVVFAYVLGMVFPLFIAAYFYDTFKLENTKIIKGKLVELKLGAKKIIVHTTNLISAVVFLLMGAVLIFMALSGNTFWAPEFQVRISELLNSISQNLANKLSIVPDVIWGVITIGFFLFFVIKAGKRSKK encoded by the coding sequence ATGGATATAATTTTAGGAGCTTCTATAATTGCCTCTTTTTTGGCGGGGATGGTTGCTCTTTTCGCACCATGTTGTATTGGTTTTATTTTTCCCGCGTATATGGCATCAGTCTTTAAGAAAAAAACAAAGATTATCCGTATGACACTCGTGTTTTTTGCCGGTATCGCGGTTATTCTAATTCCGATAGGTTTGGGCGCGGCATGGCTTGCAGGGTTTTTTAGAGATTTCCACAAAGAGATGTATTTGATTGGTGGTTTGTTTATGGTGGTATTGGCGGTAATGGCTATATTGAGTAAAAGCTTGACCTTATTTCCGGGACTTAAAAGCAAAATAGGCGGCTCTACTCTAAAAAGTGGACAAACCGGAGAGGCTTTGGGTTCAAAATCTGTATTTAGCTTAGGCGTGCTTTCCGGTGCGGCAACCTCATGTTGCGCCCCTGTTCTTGCGGGAGCTATGACCCTTGCTGTAATTTCAGGTGCGTTTTGGAAAGCCCTTATTGTTGTATTTGCTTATGTTTTAGGGATGGTATTTCCTCTGTTTATTGCGGCTTACTTTTACGATACGTTTAAACTTGAGAATACAAAGATAATAAAAGGGAAGCTTGTCGAACTTAAGCTGGGAGCAAAGAAGATAATAGTTCACACTACTAATCTTATATCAGCGGTTGTGTTTCTTCTTATGGGAGCTGTGCTGATATTTATGGCATTAAGTGGAAATACTTTTTGGGCGCCTGAGTTCCAGGTTAGAATAAGTGAATTGTTAAACAGTATTTCACAGAATCTCGCAAATAAATTAAGTATTGTTCCGGATGTTATCTGGGGCGTAATAACTATAGGATTTTTTCTGTTCTTTGTAATAAAGGCGGGAAAAAGATCAAAAAAATGA
- a CDS encoding DUF1573 domain-containing protein → MKNTTRNLLIFSGVVVFVAGLFWLASTSEESDSKAVEYSQGSLAGSGQSFNFGTIDMQDGDVVHEFEIKNESVEPVLITKAYTSCMCTVAYIYDAEGKEYGAFGMLGHGRLPALNATVEPGETVIVKAVFDPAAHGPSGVGLADRVIYIETNSAQSPKMELSFRAMVTR, encoded by the coding sequence ATGAAAAATACAACAAGAAATTTATTAATTTTTTCAGGAGTAGTAGTTTTTGTTGCAGGGCTTTTCTGGCTTGCTTCTACAAGTGAAGAGAGTGACAGTAAAGCAGTTGAGTATTCACAGGGTTCATTAGCGGGTTCCGGACAGAGTTTTAATTTTGGAACCATAGACATGCAAGATGGAGATGTCGTACACGAATTTGAGATTAAAAATGAGAGTGTTGAGCCTGTACTTATTACCAAGGCATATACTTCGTGCATGTGTACCGTAGCTTATATTTACGACGCAGAAGGCAAAGAGTATGGAGCATTTGGAATGTTGGGACATGGCAGACTCCCCGCGCTAAATGCGACTGTAGAACCCGGAGAAACTGTAATAGTTAAAGCTGTTTTTGATCCCGCCGCACACGGACCTTCAGGCGTGGGTTTGGCAGATAGAGTGATTTATATAGAAACTAACTCAGCACAATCGCCTAAAATGGAACTTTCCTTTAGGGCGATGGTGACAAGATAG
- a CDS encoding heavy metal translocating P-type ATPase: MSDCCDDKRNKENIGSVETFKEGSVFYTCPMHPEVAQKIQGMCGECGMSLVPKKENKHKKNKEHIADKHEGHSTKAFKNKAWASLVLSVPIVLYSDIMDVLFGYQAPVFRGSEFLPFVLGTFIFFYGGWIFIASSYRELRAKLPGMMTLIALAISVAYFYSTYTVFFDAGPDLFWELSTLITIMLFGHWFEMRAVSGAQGALKELSKLLPDKAEVLREGKTITVSVSEIKENDIIIVKPGGKIPTDGIVLEGSSEVNESIVTGESKPVFKNKDDEVIAGTINGDGSLTIHTTNAGEETFLAGIMRLVAEAQASKSRLQMLSDRAAYYLTIIAVTVGGLTFGVWLSISSPDVAVTRMVAVLVIACPHALGLAIPLVASISITKAAGAGFIVKQRIALESARNIDMVLFDKTGTLTKGEFGVDAVMPVGGNISKEEVLKLAASVNKFSEHPIAYAIAGEAEKKGIVLEKVKDFERIPGKGAKARIGESKVVVGSATIVEDLSLKQDKDFNRQTNEFSHQGKTVVYVIKDEKLIGAIALLDIIREQSREAINALHGMGIKTAMVTGDSEDVAKWVAEELGMDEYFAKVLPEQKSNRVKELQKRGFKVAMVGDGVNDAPALTQADLGIAIGAGTNVAIESAGIILVRNNPQDIVGIIRLSRMSYRKMIQNLFWATGYNVLAIPLAAGVLASKGILLQPAVAAIFMSASTVIVATNAMLLKKSKI, from the coding sequence ATGTCAGATTGTTGTGATGATAAAAGAAATAAAGAGAATATTGGGTCGGTTGAAACTTTCAAGGAGGGCAGTGTTTTTTATACATGTCCAATGCATCCCGAAGTAGCTCAGAAGATACAGGGAATGTGCGGCGAATGCGGGATGAGTTTGGTGCCTAAAAAAGAAAATAAACACAAAAAAAATAAAGAACATATAGCAGATAAGCATGAAGGACACAGCACCAAAGCATTTAAAAATAAGGCCTGGGCAAGTTTAGTGCTTTCTGTGCCCATTGTACTATATTCAGATATAATGGACGTACTTTTTGGGTATCAGGCGCCAGTGTTTAGGGGGTCTGAGTTTTTACCTTTTGTACTCGGAACATTTATTTTTTTCTATGGAGGCTGGATATTTATTGCAAGTTCTTACCGTGAGCTTAGAGCTAAACTACCGGGTATGATGACGTTGATAGCATTAGCTATAAGTGTGGCGTATTTTTACAGCACATATACAGTATTTTTCGATGCCGGACCCGATCTTTTTTGGGAACTTTCAACACTTATTACAATAATGCTGTTTGGACATTGGTTTGAAATGAGAGCAGTTTCGGGCGCACAAGGAGCTTTGAAAGAGTTATCTAAACTTCTTCCTGATAAGGCGGAGGTTTTACGGGAAGGTAAAACGATTACAGTCTCTGTTTCAGAGATAAAAGAAAATGACATTATTATCGTAAAACCGGGCGGAAAAATACCAACGGATGGTATTGTACTGGAAGGATCCTCTGAGGTTAATGAATCTATCGTAACAGGAGAATCAAAACCTGTTTTTAAAAATAAAGACGATGAGGTAATTGCAGGCACTATTAATGGTGATGGTTCACTTACTATACACACCACTAATGCGGGTGAGGAAACATTTCTCGCGGGAATAATGCGCCTTGTTGCTGAAGCTCAAGCGTCTAAAAGTCGCTTACAGATGCTTTCTGACAGGGCGGCTTATTATCTCACCATTATCGCGGTAACTGTCGGAGGGCTTACTTTTGGAGTATGGCTTTCTATTTCCTCTCCGGATGTTGCTGTAACTCGTATGGTGGCTGTTCTTGTTATAGCTTGTCCGCACGCTCTTGGTCTTGCTATACCTCTTGTGGCTTCTATTTCTATTACAAAAGCGGCAGGAGCAGGTTTTATCGTAAAACAACGTATCGCACTTGAATCAGCGCGCAATATAGACATGGTTCTTTTTGATAAAACGGGAACTCTCACAAAAGGTGAATTTGGAGTGGATGCTGTAATGCCTGTAGGGGGAAATATTTCAAAAGAAGAAGTACTAAAACTCGCGGCATCTGTGAACAAATTTTCAGAACACCCTATAGCTTACGCAATAGCAGGGGAAGCAGAAAAAAAAGGAATAGTTCTTGAAAAAGTTAAAGACTTTGAACGTATTCCGGGTAAAGGCGCTAAGGCCCGAATTGGGGAAAGCAAGGTTGTTGTTGGAAGTGCCACTATTGTAGAAGACCTTTCCCTAAAGCAGGATAAAGATTTTAACCGGCAAACGAATGAATTTTCCCACCAAGGTAAGACGGTTGTTTACGTGATTAAAGATGAAAAGCTTATTGGCGCCATTGCTCTCTTGGATATTATAAGAGAGCAGTCAAGAGAAGCTATAAATGCACTTCATGGCATGGGGATAAAGACTGCAATGGTAACAGGGGACTCTGAGGATGTCGCAAAATGGGTCGCAGAAGAACTTGGTATGGATGAATATTTTGCTAAAGTGCTTCCAGAGCAAAAATCAAACCGTGTGAAAGAATTGCAGAAACGCGGATTTAAGGTTGCCATGGTGGGAGATGGTGTAAATGATGCACCTGCTCTTACACAGGCGGATCTTGGCATTGCCATAGGCGCTGGAACAAATGTTGCAATTGAGAGCGCGGGGATTATTCTTGTCAGGAACAATCCTCAAGATATTGTCGGAATAATCAGATTATCCCGCATGTCGTACAGGAAAATGATACAGAATCTTTTTTGGGCAACAGGATATAATGTGTTAGCCATTCCGCTTGCTGCGGGTGTGCTCGCATCTAAAGGTATTTTGCTTCAGCCTGCGGTAGCAGCCATCTTTATGTCAGCGAGTACTGTTATAGTGGCTACTAACGCTATGCTTTTAAAAAAGAGTAAGATATAG
- a CDS encoding metal-sensitive transcriptional regulator has product MKQEIKKQTINRLKRIEGQVRGLQKMVEDEKYCVDIITQSSAVKEALSGVEALLLENHLSTHVAEQMKSGQSKKATEEVLKVYKLSRKK; this is encoded by the coding sequence ATGAAACAAGAAATAAAAAAACAGACCATTAACCGTTTAAAAAGAATTGAGGGACAGGTTCGCGGTTTGCAAAAAATGGTTGAGGACGAAAAATATTGCGTAGACATTATTACACAGTCTTCAGCTGTTAAAGAAGCACTCAGTGGGGTTGAGGCGCTTCTTCTGGAGAACCATCTTTCTACTCATGTCGCCGAGCAGATGAAAAGCGGACAAAGCAAAAAGGCAACTGAAGAAGTTTTAAAAGTATATAAATTATCACGTAAAAAATAA
- the msrB gene encoding peptide-methionine (R)-S-oxide reductase MsrB, giving the protein MVEKIKKSDEEWENKLTPEQYRIMRQKETEAPFSDKYYFLSEADGVYKCSACGNPLFSSDAKFDSGTGWPSFTEPLSKGSVEYAEDKSHGMARTEVMCKKCGGHLGHIFDDGPKERGGKRYCINSICLDKIDNEESPKY; this is encoded by the coding sequence ATGGTAGAAAAAATTAAAAAGAGCGATGAGGAGTGGGAAAATAAATTAACCCCTGAGCAGTACAGAATAATGCGCCAGAAGGAGACAGAGGCGCCCTTTTCTGATAAATATTATTTTTTGTCTGAAGCAGACGGTGTTTATAAATGTTCCGCCTGCGGAAACCCGCTTTTTTCTTCTGACGCTAAATTTGATTCGGGAACAGGATGGCCGAGTTTTACAGAACCCTTATCAAAAGGTAGTGTGGAGTACGCCGAAGATAAAAGCCATGGTATGGCGCGCACGGAGGTAATGTGTAAAAAGTGTGGCGGGCATTTGGGCCATATATTTGACGACGGCCCCAAGGAGCGCGGAGGTAAAAGATACTGCATAAACTCTATATGCTTAGATAAGATAGACAACGAAGAGAGCCCTAAATATTAA
- a CDS encoding rhodanese-related sulfurtransferase → MAYTIILFYKYTRIKDTETIKEAQLKLCRELELKGRIIIAEEGINTTLEGTNENIEKYVKALASDKRFKDTHIKRSEGIGDAFPKLSVKVRPEIVSLQLGEEDLHPGEVTGKRLTPEELHEWFQSNEDFEIVDMRNDYEYKSGHFRGSRLLPMRNFRDLPKVKDEIEDIKDKKVLAVCTGGVRCEKATGYLKKQGFENIYQLDGGIVSYMEKYPNKDFEGKLYVFDKRITMGFETDSPEHKVVGKCDKCGAASDMYADCKNKSCANHFIACKDCRDESGLAFCPEERGIE, encoded by the coding sequence ATGGCATATACAATAATACTTTTTTATAAATATACGCGCATAAAAGATACCGAAACCATTAAAGAGGCTCAGCTTAAGCTGTGTCGGGAACTTGAATTGAAGGGTCGTATAATAATTGCTGAAGAGGGAATAAACACAACACTTGAAGGTACGAATGAAAATATAGAAAAATATGTTAAAGCGCTTGCCTCGGATAAACGGTTTAAAGACACACACATTAAGCGCAGCGAGGGAATTGGAGATGCCTTTCCTAAATTATCCGTTAAGGTGCGGCCTGAAATAGTGAGTTTACAGCTTGGAGAAGAGGATTTACATCCGGGCGAAGTTACAGGGAAACGTCTTACACCGGAAGAATTGCATGAGTGGTTTCAAAGTAATGAAGATTTTGAAATAGTGGATATGCGCAACGATTATGAATATAAAAGCGGACATTTTCGCGGTTCGCGCCTTTTGCCGATGCGCAATTTTCGCGACCTTCCAAAAGTTAAAGATGAGATAGAGGATATAAAAGACAAAAAAGTTCTCGCTGTATGTACGGGAGGAGTTAGGTGCGAGAAGGCAACGGGGTATTTAAAGAAGCAGGGGTTTGAAAATATATACCAGCTTGACGGGGGAATAGTAAGTTATATGGAAAAATATCCGAACAAAGATTTTGAGGGCAAGTTGTATGTTTTTGACAAGCGAATAACAATGGGGTTTGAGACAGACAGCCCCGAGCATAAAGTGGTGGGTAAGTGTGATAAGTGTGGTGCGGCAAGCGACATGTATGCCGATTGTAAAAACAAAAGCTGCGCAAATCATTTTATTGCGTGCAAAGACTGCCGGGACGAGAGTGGACTAGCATTTTGTCCTGAAGAGAGGGGTATTGAATAG
- a CDS encoding AI-2E family transporter, with protein MESPNIEKYFLISLVLGGGIFLFVIFLPYMGALLLGGTLAVLFNPLYKKMSEALGQRDALAAFLAILLVVTLLLAPIVFFGYQIFQESRDVYEAMNSGNRTLEDIMSAAESSVQKIIPGAPNISLNFREVTNQVAEFIVRNINNIFSGIAEFTITLFLGIFAFYFFLKDGRKIVLYFTHLSPLQDKYDHEIIHRLKVTINSVIKGALSVAILQGLMTGIGFFIFGIPNPTLWGGVAAIAALVPSLGTLLVIAPAVAYLFFFDSALAALGLTIWGVVLVGLIDNFLSPRFMKRGGINVNPFLILLSVLGGIYTFGIPGIIIGPLALSFFVAIVEVYTKEFEPTYTRGSNHA; from the coding sequence ATGGAAAGTCCAAATATTGAAAAGTATTTTCTTATATCCTTAGTTCTCGGCGGAGGTATCTTTCTGTTTGTTATATTTCTCCCTTATATGGGAGCACTTCTTTTGGGCGGGACTCTTGCTGTGCTGTTCAACCCTTTATACAAGAAAATGTCCGAAGCACTTGGGCAGCGTGATGCCCTGGCGGCGTTTCTCGCAATACTACTCGTAGTTACACTCCTTCTGGCTCCCATAGTTTTCTTTGGGTATCAAATATTTCAGGAATCACGCGATGTGTATGAAGCGATGAATTCAGGAAATAGAACACTGGAAGACATAATGTCCGCAGCCGAAAGTTCCGTTCAAAAAATTATACCCGGCGCACCCAATATATCCCTGAACTTTCGCGAAGTAACAAATCAGGTTGCCGAGTTTATAGTACGCAACATAAACAATATATTTTCCGGCATTGCTGAATTTACAATAACTCTGTTTCTGGGTATATTTGCTTTCTACTTCTTTTTAAAAGATGGGCGTAAAATAGTACTATACTTTACACACCTTAGCCCCCTTCAAGACAAGTACGACCACGAAATAATACACAGGCTTAAAGTTACAATAAATTCCGTTATAAAAGGTGCCTTATCTGTAGCTATTTTACAGGGGTTGATGACAGGAATTGGGTTTTTTATATTCGGCATACCAAATCCAACTCTTTGGGGTGGAGTTGCTGCAATTGCGGCGCTCGTACCTTCTCTGGGAACGCTACTGGTAATAGCTCCCGCGGTTGCCTATCTTTTCTTTTTTGACAGCGCGCTCGCCGCCTTAGGTCTCACGATATGGGGCGTGGTATTAGTAGGGCTTATAGACAACTTTCTCAGCCCGAGGTTTATGAAGCGGGGAGGAATAAACGTTAATCCGTTTCTTATACTTTTAAGTGTCCTGGGAGGAATATATACGTTTGGTATTCCCGGAATAATAATAGGACCGCTTGCTCTCAGTTTTTTTGTAGCAATAGTAGAAGTTTACACAAAAGAGTTTGAACCTACTTATACCCGGGGAAGTAATCACGCTTAA